From Puntigrus tetrazona isolate hp1 chromosome 8, ASM1883169v1, whole genome shotgun sequence, the proteins below share one genomic window:
- the porcnl gene encoding porcupine O-acyltransferase like codes for MDSFGRVEFLQALAEGCVLPTAQQGLEQVWQLLLVCLLCRVICRLGVSCHVKHLSSLAGGLYVLYVFFELHMMWVIILCLLCYLVLLLSINSSSRGVFLSVVILIYMLMGELHMIDAETWHKMRGSQMVVAMKAISLAFDLDRGAVSSFPSPLEFMGYLCFAGTVIFGPWISFVRYTDAINGRKMSVGWFGKIALSFLRSQMCLVISNCIAPYLFPYFIPIYGDGLPRRWLHAYENAVSFHFSNYFVSYLSETTTVMAGAGFSEHKDHIKWDITVAKPMNVELPRSMVEVVTSWNLPMSKWLNAYVFKSALKLGTFPAILVTYTASALLHGLSFHLGAVLLSLGFITYVEHVLRKRLAAIFSACILSKHCPNDCHHQNKKMLWVYGVNLFFSALSIFHLTYLGSLFDSEMDNMHAEEGYMASHTIQKWSELNWASHWVMFGCFVFYWLI; via the exons ATGGATTCCTTTGGTCGTGTGGAGTTCCTGCAGGCTCTAGCAGAGGGCTGTGTGCTGCCCACCGCCCAGCAGGGTTTAGAGCAGGTCTGGCAGCTTCTGCTTGTCTGCCTGCTGTGTCGGGTCATCTGTAGACTAG GTGTCTCATGTCATGTGAAGCATCTGAGCTCGCTGGCGGGCGGCCTGTACGTGTTGTACGTGTTCTTTGAGCTGCACATGATGTGGGTGATTATCCTGTGCCTCCTTTGCTACCTTGTCCTGCTTCTCAGCATAAACTCCAGCAGCCGAGGAGTCTTCCTTTCCGTCGTCATCCTCATCTACATGCTGATGGG GGAGCTACACATGATAGACGCAGAGACCTGGCATAAGATGAGAg GCTCTCAGATGGTGGTGGCCATGAAGGCCATCTCTCTGGCTTTTGACCTTGATCGAGGCGCTGTATCTTCTTTTCCCTCCCCGCTGGAGTTCATGGGATACCTTTGCTTTGCGGGAACTGTTATCTTTGGCCCATGGATCAGTTTTGTCCGCTACACAGACGCAATTAATGGGCGCAAAATG AGCGTTGGCTGGTTTGGAAAGATTGCTCTGAGCTTTCTGAGGAGTCAGATGTGCCTGGTTATTTCCAACTGTATTGCTCCTTATCTCTTTCCATACTTCATTCCCATCTACGGTGACGGACTTCCTCGTAG GTGGCTTCACGCTTATGAAAATGCAGTGTCCTTCCACTTCAGCAATTATTTTGTCAGCTACTTGAGTGAAACAACCACTGTGATGGCTGGAGCTGGATTCTCTGAACACAAAGACCACATCAAATG GGATATTACAGTAGCTAAACCTATGAATGTGGAATTGCCGAGGTCTATGGTGGAAGTTGTTACCTCTTGGAATCTGCCCATGTCTAAGTGGCTTAACGCAT ACGTCTTTAAAAGCGCACTTAAACTTGGCACTTTTCCCGCCATCTTGGTGACCTACACTGCCAGCGCACTATTACAT GGTCTCAGCTTTCATCTGGGGGCTGTACTGTTGTCTTTGGGATTCATCACTTATGTTGAACATG TTCTGAGAAAGCGGTTGGCAGCTATTTTCAGTGCTTGTATACTGTCAAAGCACTGCCCAAATGACTGCCATCACCAAAATAAGAAG ATGCTGTGGGTGTATGGTGTTAATCTGTTCTTCAGTGCATTGTCAATATTCCATCTGACATATCTGGGATCACTGTTTGACTCTGAAATGGACAACATGCATGCTGAAGAG GGATACATGGCCAGTCACACCATTCAAAAGTGGTCAGAGTTAAACTGGGCGAGCCATTGGGTGATGTTTGGCTGCTTCGTGTTTTATTGGCTCATTTAA